The following proteins come from a genomic window of Flavobacteriaceae bacterium MAR_2010_188:
- a CDS encoding succinate dehydrogenase / fumarate reductase cytochrome b subunit — translation MSGIFNSTIGRKFAMALSAIFLMIFLLQHFVINFTSVFGPDTFNATSHFMGTFWAVQYTLQPILIAGVIFHFVMGFILEIRNNNARRKNYVKYRGEANSSWMSRNMIWTGLTILAFLGLHIYDFWLPEITTKYFDGDLSGLAADGVTFRYYEEMHHKFADLWRVIIYCVSFIFLSLHLLHGFNSAFQSIGAYNIYRKSMMGIGKAYAIIIPAGFIFIALFHYFNQ, via the coding sequence ATGAGCGGAATTTTTAATTCTACAATTGGCAGAAAGTTTGCCATGGCGCTTTCGGCCATCTTCCTTATGATATTTTTATTGCAGCATTTTGTAATAAATTTTACCTCGGTTTTTGGACCAGATACCTTTAATGCAACCTCCCACTTTATGGGAACTTTTTGGGCGGTACAATATACATTGCAGCCAATTCTTATTGCTGGTGTTATTTTTCACTTTGTGATGGGCTTTATACTGGAGATAAGAAATAACAACGCTAGAAGAAAAAACTACGTTAAATACAGAGGAGAAGCAAATTCATCTTGGATGAGCCGAAACATGATCTGGACGGGGCTTACCATCCTGGCCTTTCTTGGACTACATATTTACGATTTTTGGCTTCCAGAGATTACCACTAAGTACTTTGATGGTGATCTGAGTGGTTTGGCCGCGGACGGCGTCACTTTCAGATATTATGAGGAGATGCACCATAAATTTGCGGATTTATGGAGGGTTATAATTTACTGTGTTTCGTTTATATTTCTATCCCTTCATTTATTGCACGGTTTCAACTCTGCATTTCAATCGATAGGAGCTTATAATATCTACAGAAAATCAATGATGGGTATCGGAAAAGCCTACGCCATCATTATCCCGGCAGGATTTATTTTTATCGCACTTTTCCATTACTTTAATCAATAA
- a CDS encoding succinate dehydrogenase subunit A, which translates to MALDSKIPKGPLAEKWTNHKNKINLVNPANKRLIDIIVIGTGLAGGSAAATLAELGYNVKAFCYQDSPRRAHSIAAQGGINAAKNYQGDGDSTYRLFYDTVKGGDYRSRESNVYRLAEVSTNIIDQCVAQGVPFARDYGGYLDNRSFGGVLVSRTFYAKGQTGQQLLLGAYSAMNRQIARGKITMYNRHEMLDVVVVDSKARGVIVRDLVSGKIERHSGHAVVLGSGGYGNVFYLSTNAMGSNVTAAWKAHKRGAYFANPCYTQIHPTCIPVSGEHQSKLTLMSESLRNDGRIWVPKNLEDVKAIREGKLKPTELSEDKRDYYLERRYPAFGNLVPRDVASRAAKERCDEGYGVNKTGEAVYLDFASAIKRYGKEQAHVKGLDENDEALIQKLGKEVIQNKYGNLFQMYEKIVDQNPYETPMMIYPAVHYTMGGLWVDYNLMTNVKGLYCIGEANFSDHGANRLGASALMQGLADGYFVLPYTIGDYLSSDIRTGKISTETKEFDEAEKNVRDNINHLVNNNGTHSVDHFHKRLGKIMWDKCGMARNAEGLRSAIGEISALRKEFWKDVKIPGTADEYNEELAKATRVADFLELGELFAKDALAREESAGGHFREEYQTEDGEALRRPEFQYVAAWEYTGEPSDAILHVENLEYENIEVKERSYK; encoded by the coding sequence ATGGCATTAGATTCTAAAATACCTAAAGGTCCATTAGCAGAAAAGTGGACAAATCATAAAAACAAAATCAATCTTGTTAATCCGGCCAACAAAAGGCTAATAGATATTATCGTTATTGGTACTGGCCTTGCAGGAGGTTCTGCAGCTGCAACTTTAGCGGAGCTGGGATATAATGTAAAAGCTTTTTGTTATCAGGATTCACCAAGAAGAGCTCACTCAATTGCTGCTCAAGGTGGAATTAATGCTGCCAAGAACTATCAAGGTGATGGAGATTCAACGTATAGATTATTTTACGATACCGTAAAAGGTGGCGATTACCGATCACGTGAATCCAATGTTTATAGATTGGCAGAAGTTTCAACAAATATTATAGATCAATGCGTAGCACAAGGAGTTCCATTTGCTCGTGACTATGGTGGATATTTAGATAACCGTTCTTTTGGTGGTGTACTTGTATCTAGAACCTTTTACGCTAAAGGTCAAACTGGTCAGCAATTACTTTTGGGCGCTTACTCTGCAATGAACCGGCAGATTGCTCGAGGTAAGATTACGATGTACAATCGGCACGAAATGCTAGATGTAGTTGTGGTTGATAGTAAGGCGAGAGGAGTAATTGTCCGTGATTTAGTATCAGGAAAAATTGAAAGACATTCGGGACACGCCGTTGTACTTGGTTCTGGAGGTTACGGGAATGTATTTTACCTTTCTACAAATGCAATGGGATCAAATGTAACTGCTGCATGGAAAGCTCACAAAAGAGGTGCTTACTTTGCTAATCCTTGTTATACCCAAATCCATCCAACCTGTATCCCGGTTTCGGGAGAACATCAATCTAAACTGACCTTAATGTCAGAGTCGCTTAGAAATGATGGTCGTATTTGGGTACCAAAAAATTTAGAAGATGTAAAAGCAATCCGCGAAGGAAAATTAAAACCTACGGAGCTTTCAGAAGATAAAAGAGATTATTACTTAGAGAGAAGATATCCTGCTTTTGGAAATCTAGTACCTAGGGATGTTGCTTCCAGAGCAGCAAAAGAAAGATGTGATGAAGGTTATGGTGTAAACAAGACCGGCGAAGCGGTTTATTTAGATTTCGCCTCCGCCATAAAACGTTACGGTAAAGAGCAAGCTCACGTAAAAGGTTTGGATGAAAATGACGAAGCTTTAATTCAAAAATTAGGAAAAGAAGTCATTCAAAATAAATATGGCAATCTATTTCAGATGTACGAGAAAATCGTAGATCAGAATCCTTATGAAACACCAATGATGATTTATCCAGCCGTTCATTACACGATGGGTGGTCTTTGGGTAGATTACAATTTAATGACCAATGTAAAAGGTTTATACTGTATCGGCGAAGCCAATTTCTCTGATCACGGCGCAAACAGATTGGGTGCTTCGGCTCTAATGCAAGGATTGGCTGATGGTTATTTTGTTCTACCTTATACTATCGGCGATTATCTTTCTAGCGATATCCGTACCGGCAAAATTTCTACTGAAACCAAGGAATTTGATGAAGCTGAAAAAAATGTACGAGACAACATCAACCATTTGGTGAATAATAATGGAACTCATTCCGTAGACCATTTCCACAAACGATTAGGTAAGATTATGTGGGATAAATGTGGAATGGCAAGAAATGCTGAAGGATTAAGAAGTGCCATTGGAGAAATTTCAGCCTTAAGAAAAGAGTTCTGGAAAGATGTAAAGATCCCAGGAACTGCCGACGAATATAATGAAGAATTAGCAAAAGCTACCAGGGTTGCAGATTTCTTAGAGCTCGGAGAACTTTTTGCAAAAGATGCTTTGGCGAGAGAAGAATCTGCCGGCGGTCACTTTAGGGAAGAATATCAAACTGAAGATGGAGAAGCGTTAAGAAGACCAGAATTTCAGTATGTAGCCGCCTGGGAATACACAGGAGAACCAAGCGACGCCATTTTACATGTCGAGAATTTAGAATATGAAAATATTGAGGTAAAAGAGCGGAGTTATAAATAG
- a CDS encoding four helix bundle protein — MSEIKTFEDLQCWIKSRELRLLISDFIKSLPEEEKFDLISQMRRAARSITHNIAEGYGRYHFKENAQFCRISRGSLYELLDQTITASDEGYMDEKRYKQIRESIFDCVRLLNGYINYLTKSAK, encoded by the coding sequence TTGAGTGAAATTAAAACATTTGAGGATTTGCAGTGTTGGATTAAATCCCGGGAGCTGCGTTTATTGATTTCTGATTTTATTAAATCTTTGCCAGAAGAAGAGAAATTCGATTTAATTTCCCAAATGAGAAGAGCTGCAAGATCAATAACTCACAATATTGCAGAAGGTTATGGAAGATATCATTTCAAAGAAAATGCTCAATTCTGTAGGATTTCTAGGGGCTCACTATACGAACTTCTTGACCAAACAATTACGGCCAGTGATGAGGGATATATGGATGAAAAGAGGTATAAACAAATTAGAGAATCTATTTTCGATTGTGTAAGGTTGCTAAATGGATATATAAATTATCTTACAAAGAGTGCCAAATAA
- a CDS encoding succinate dehydrogenase / fumarate reductase iron-sulfur subunit — protein MNLNLKIWRQKGAKDKGKIVDYKLDDVSPDMSFLEMLDVLNNDLINKGEEPVAFDHDCREGICGSCSLYINGRPHGPDRFITTCQLHMRSFKDGDTIVIEPFRSAGFPVIKDLIIDRSSFDRIQQSGGYISINTSGNTIDANAIPINKHDADNAFDAATCIGCGACVAACKNASAMLFVGAKVSQFALLPQGEVEATDRVLSMVKQMDEEGFGNCSNTGACEIECPKGISLENIARMNREYLSATAKATLKP, from the coding sequence ATGAACTTAAACTTAAAAATATGGAGGCAGAAAGGTGCCAAGGACAAAGGTAAAATCGTTGATTATAAACTCGATGATGTTTCACCGGATATGTCTTTCTTGGAAATGCTCGATGTCCTAAATAATGATTTGATCAATAAGGGTGAAGAGCCCGTGGCGTTTGATCATGATTGCCGAGAAGGCATCTGTGGTTCTTGCTCATTGTATATCAATGGACGACCTCACGGTCCGGACAGATTTATTACGACCTGCCAACTGCATATGAGAAGCTTTAAAGACGGGGACACAATCGTCATAGAACCTTTTAGGTCCGCTGGTTTCCCGGTTATAAAAGATTTGATTATCGATAGGAGTTCGTTTGACAGGATTCAGCAATCTGGTGGATATATATCTATAAACACTTCAGGAAACACGATTGATGCAAATGCAATCCCAATTAACAAACATGATGCTGACAATGCATTTGATGCTGCCACCTGCATTGGGTGCGGCGCCTGTGTAGCTGCGTGCAAAAATGCATCAGCGATGCTTTTTGTTGGAGCAAAAGTTTCACAGTTTGCTTTATTACCTCAAGGAGAAGTTGAAGCCACAGACCGTGTACTAAGCATGGTGAAGCAGATGGATGAAGAAGGATTTGGAAACTGTAGCAATACAGGAGCGTGCGAAATTGAATGCCCTAAAGGAATTTCACTAGAAAATATCGCTAGGATGAATAGAGAATATTTGTCGGCTACAGCAAAAGCAACCTTAAAGCCATAG
- a CDS encoding MutS domain V, producing the protein MLDTNSYYQNNVAQYTREISSLHKKLITYSTLRVLAFVATALGIYFTYSSIVVVFAIVIVGIAVFLYLLAQYTDLKKKHDFKEALLEINERELKIGAGKYHELFSGTKYKDPNHFYCEDIDLFGIGSFFQYINRTKISSGADKLAEYLLANDVEGIKKRQDSIKELAEMPEWNQDFTANAQLIKVSTTSSKIEAWLTDYVPFLSSKLKWLPLAFSIGSFIIIALTILDIVSISILSYWFFLGLIISGRFLKGTNNLSVAADMARDTIIQYSVLMKQIEKTEFKTENLKENRNRLFKTDKKASVLFKKFASALNGLDNRNNLIYGVFGNGFFLADLYNVTKVENWIIKNKSLIPEWFSVVAYFDAQVSLGTFGFNHPQFNYPQLTDDSYVIKAKDLGHPLLKTEKRIDNDLAIHPEEFFIITGANMAGKSTFLRTVSLYIVMANTGLPVCAKESVYSPVKLITSMRTSDSLKDESSYFFSELSRLKFIVDAIKIEPYFIILDEILKGTNSTDKAIGSRKFVQKLVNGNATGLIATHDLSLCEIEEDLSDVKNYYFDAQIIDDELYFDYTFKKGICKNMNASFLLKKMEII; encoded by the coding sequence ATGTTAGACACTAATTCCTACTATCAAAATAATGTTGCCCAATATACCCGCGAAATAAGCTCACTGCATAAAAAGCTTATAACCTACAGTACTCTACGAGTTCTTGCATTTGTGGCCACTGCATTAGGTATTTATTTCACCTATTCTTCAATCGTAGTGGTATTTGCCATCGTTATCGTAGGAATAGCTGTTTTTCTCTATCTGCTTGCTCAATACACCGACCTAAAGAAAAAGCACGATTTCAAGGAAGCACTATTAGAAATCAACGAACGAGAACTCAAAATCGGAGCGGGGAAATATCATGAATTATTTAGCGGTACTAAATATAAAGACCCAAATCACTTTTATTGTGAAGACATTGATTTATTCGGAATTGGTTCATTTTTTCAATATATAAATCGAACTAAAATAAGTTCTGGTGCTGATAAATTAGCTGAATATCTCCTAGCAAATGATGTGGAGGGCATTAAAAAGCGTCAAGATTCAATCAAGGAATTAGCAGAAATGCCAGAATGGAATCAAGATTTTACCGCGAATGCACAGCTGATTAAAGTTTCAACAACTTCTAGTAAGATTGAAGCTTGGCTGACCGATTATGTTCCGTTTTTGAGTTCTAAGTTAAAATGGTTGCCCCTAGCCTTTTCAATCGGAAGTTTTATCATTATTGCCCTAACCATTCTAGATATCGTGTCAATTTCGATATTATCCTATTGGTTTTTCTTGGGCTTGATAATAAGCGGGCGGTTTTTAAAGGGCACTAATAATTTGTCTGTTGCGGCAGATATGGCGAGAGATACCATAATCCAATATTCTGTTTTGATGAAACAGATTGAAAAAACCGAATTTAAGACAGAGAATTTAAAAGAAAACCGAAACAGACTTTTCAAAACAGATAAAAAGGCTTCGGTATTATTTAAGAAATTCGCGTCAGCACTAAATGGTTTAGATAATCGCAACAATCTAATCTACGGCGTCTTTGGCAACGGTTTTTTCTTGGCAGACCTTTATAATGTCACCAAAGTAGAAAACTGGATTATCAAGAATAAATCACTTATTCCGGAATGGTTTAGTGTTGTTGCTTATTTTGATGCGCAGGTAAGTTTGGGGACCTTTGGTTTTAATCATCCACAGTTTAATTATCCGCAACTAACCGACGATAGTTACGTGATAAAAGCAAAAGACTTAGGCCACCCATTATTAAAAACCGAAAAAAGAATCGACAATGACCTCGCCATTCACCCAGAGGAATTTTTTATTATTACTGGGGCGAATATGGCAGGAAAGAGCACCTTCTTGCGCACTGTTTCCTTATATATTGTAATGGCAAATACAGGACTACCGGTTTGTGCCAAGGAAAGCGTTTACTCGCCCGTTAAGTTAATTACAAGTATGCGTACTAGTGATTCTTTAAAGGACGAAAGTTCCTATTTCTTCTCTGAGCTTTCAAGACTGAAGTTTATCGTAGACGCCATTAAAATAGAACCCTATTTTATCATCTTGGACGAAATTTTGAAAGGAACCAATAGTACCGATAAAGCCATCGGATCTAGAAAGTTTGTTCAAAAGTTAGTTAATGGTAATGCCACCGGACTAATCGCGACGCATGATTTATCCTTATGTGAAATAGAAGAAGATTTAAGTGATGTGAAGAACTATTATTTCGACGCACAGATAATCGATGACGAACTCTATTTTGATTATACCTTTAAGAAAGGAATCTGTAAAAATATGAACGCAAGTTTCCTGCTCAAGAAAATGGAGATTATTTAA
- a CDS encoding LSU ribosomal protein L27P: MAHKKGVGSSKNGRDSESKRLGVKIFGGQAAIAGNIIVRQRGTAHHPGDNVYLGKDHTLHAKVDGVVKFEKKRGGKSFVSIEPIQA; this comes from the coding sequence ATGGCTCATAAAAAAGGTGTTGGTAGTTCCAAGAACGGTAGAGATTCAGAATCGAAACGCTTAGGTGTGAAGATTTTTGGAGGTCAAGCTGCTATTGCTGGGAACATCATAGTAAGACAAAGAGGTACAGCACATCATCCAGGTGATAATGTTTATCTCGGAAAAGACCATACATTACACGCTAAAGTAGATGGTGTTGTTAAGTTTGAAAAGAAAAGGGGTGGAAAATCCTTCGTTTCAATTGAGCCAATACAAGCTTAA
- a CDS encoding large subunit ribosomal protein L21 — MYAIVEIAGQQFKIAKDQKVFVNRLSTEEGKKVTFDNVLLIGDGDNITIGAPAIGGALIGAKVLRHLKGDKVIVFKKKRRKGYRKKNGHRQYLSEIVIESISTSDKKKSDDKDAQAAKPEAPKKAEKVEKVEAKKIQEEKVEAKPKAKEAPKKAEKVEKVEAKKIQEEKVEAKPKAKEETKKAPVKEAEPETVAEFNSEKVLASIGTAKKADADDLKKINGIGPAYEKRLNEVGIYTYEQISKLKTADKVELSVIDGITRDKIDSEEWVEQAIELLKDKK; from the coding sequence ATGTACGCAATTGTAGAGATAGCAGGGCAGCAATTTAAGATTGCAAAAGACCAGAAAGTATTTGTCAACCGTTTATCTACTGAAGAAGGAAAGAAAGTAACTTTCGATAATGTTCTTCTAATTGGTGATGGTGACAATATTACAATCGGCGCCCCGGCTATAGGCGGAGCTCTTATCGGAGCGAAAGTCTTAAGACACCTTAAAGGTGACAAGGTAATTGTCTTTAAAAAGAAAAGACGTAAAGGTTACCGTAAGAAAAACGGACACAGACAATATCTGTCTGAAATCGTTATTGAAAGTATCTCAACTTCAGACAAAAAGAAATCTGACGATAAAGATGCCCAAGCTGCAAAACCTGAAGCTCCTAAAAAAGCTGAGAAAGTAGAAAAGGTAGAAGCTAAGAAAATACAGGAAGAAAAAGTTGAAGCTAAGCCAAAGGCAAAAGAAGCTCCTAAAAAAGCTGAGAAAGTAGAAAAGGTAGAAGCTAAGAAAATACAGGAAGAAAAAGTTGAAGCTAAGCCAAAGGCAAAAGAAGAAACTAAAAAAGCTCCAGTTAAAGAAGCAGAACCAGAAACGGTAGCTGAATTTAACAGCGAAAAAGTTCTTGCTAGCATTGGTACAGCTAAAAAAGCTGATGCAGATGATCTTAAAAAAATCAACGGTATCGGTCCAGCTTACGAAAAGCGTTTAAATGAAGTAGGTATCTATACTTACGAGCAAATAAGCAAATTGAAAACCGCCGATAAGGTTGAACTTTCAGTTATCGATGGTATTACCCGTGATAAGATTGATTCTGAAGAATGGGTAGAACAAGCAATTGAGCTTTTAAAAGACAAAAAATAA